From the genome of Acidaminococcus sp.:
GAAGCACCTGAGACGGGGACGGAAGGAAAGTTTTCCATGGAATACGTGGCTTATCAAGTTTTAACCCAAGGGTGCGTAGAAGACGGATTCTTTGATTTAGAAAAGGTACCGGAAGCCTTCACAAAAACCTTACCCCGAATGATACGGAGCCGTGACCTGCCGCGTGTCCCAAAGAGTGTGCGCAGGATTGTTGTAACGGCCCGGACAAAATCGGGAGAGGTTATCACTGCGGAAGAATCAGCGCCGCCAGGATCGCCCAACCGGCCCTTTACTGAGGAAGAATTATTTGAAAAATTGGCCCTATCAAAGGATGAAAAGTGGGCTAACGCCATTATGAACCAAACGAGGAATTGGCCTAATGGGACCATGGAGCCCCTCTGGCCGCTCCTGAGTGTGGAATAAGGAGAGGAAGTATCATGAATACAAATCGAGTAAAAAAGTGGATTGCTGCCTTGACCATCATCGCTGCTGCAGGCGCATTGGCTGGCTGCGGAAGTGATAAAAAGGAAGGGAGTGTCCCTCAAAAGGAGGCCCAAAAGATTGTGGTAGCTACCCGTGGAACGGCAAAGCCGTTCACCTATACGGATGATAAGGGAAACCTCACCGGTTATGATGTGGAAATCCTTAAGGAAGTGGAACGCCGCGATCCAAGCCTGCAATTTGAATTTAAGGCCATGGCTGTCGACGCCGCCATTGTTGCCATGAACTCCAAACAAGTCGATGTCATCGCTAATCAGATGCGGCGCAATCCGGCTCGGGAAGGAAAGTACCTTTATACGAATGTCCCCAATAACTATACGGCTCGGAAACTCGTTGTCAAGGAAGGCCGCACGGACATCAAGACCCTCGATGACCTTAAAGGAAAGAAAGTGGCCATCACGGCAAATTCTGAGTTCCGTGATCTCATTAACGACCTTAACAAGAAAAATGGCAATGCCATTGAAGCCATTTACAGCGATAAGGGATCAGCCGAAAACCTGAATCTCGTAGCGACGGGAAGGGCAGATGCTGCCGGAGAATATGAATATGTCGTGGATGCGGCCCGAAAGGACAAGAATCTCCCGGTTGTCTCTGTTGGCCCTGTCATCCAGTCCGTTCCGACCTACTTCATGTTTCGCAAGGATCCGAAGCTTGAAACGGCCATCCAAAAGATTGATAAGGTGCTAAAGGAAATGCAGGCAGATGGCACCTTGAAAAAGCTCTCGGAGCAGTACCTTGGCAAGGACTATACCGTTCAACCAAAATAAAGAAATAAGGAAAGGAGTGAAACAAAAATGGGAAGTTATTTCAGTTCAGCCTATATGCTTGCCTCGCTGCCCAAATTGGCAGGATACCTTTCCGTAACGCTCTTTGTGACGCTCCTATCCGTTGTTCCAGGACTCATTTTGGCAGCACTTCTGGCAGTATTGAAGGATCAGGGATCGCGAATCGTGAGCGGCTGCTATCGGGTCTTTATTTCCTTTATTCGCAGTACGCCCTTTATCGTCCAGCTTTTTGTAGTCTATTTTGGCGTTCCTCAGCTCCTTGCCGGTGTGGGAGTGGATGTGTCCAATCTGCCGCCCCTGCTTTTTGTTTTGGTAATTTTTGCCCTCCATGTTGCCGGCTATGGAGCGGAAATCCTGCGTGGGAGCCTGGCGGCCATCCAACCGGGGGAAAAAGAAGCGGCTGCCAGTTTGGGTATGACCAATGCCCAGATTTATCGGCGCATTGTTCTTCCCCAGGCTTTTGTGCTTTCCATTCCGCCCCTTGTGAATGAAGTTATCAGTACTCTTAAGGGTACTGCCTTGATTTTTAATGTAGGCATTGTAGATGTCATGCGTCAAGCTGAACTCATGGGCGGTAATTCCCAGCGGTATCTGGAACTTTACGTGGATGTAGCCATTCTCTATGGTGCGATGATCTTTGCCATTACCTTGATGGGACGGGCCCTTGAACGTCATTTTCGGATTTCGGAAGACGCCTTGGCAGTGATAGGAGACTAACTATCATATGTCAAGTGCAAAATCCTGTGAATCGGAGCCAGTATTTATCTGCCTTTGAAGCATTAATTGAGCAGGTGTTTTGTATGGGATTCCTCTCGTTTGAAGTGCATAGATTAGACGTACTAACTTTTTAACTACGTGAGAGATTGCTATATAGAAATGTTTTCCTTCGCTTAATTTCTTTGCCAAATATTCTTTGTAAGCTGGTTCATTTTGGCAGACGAATCTTGCCGCATTGAAGAGAGCATGACGTAGATATCGTGATCCTCTTTTCTCCATATGGGCACTCGGTCCTATTCCACTCCGCCGGCCTGACTGGTTCTTAGAGGGCGCAAATCCGGCATAGGCCAGTATCTTGTCGGGGGAGGAAAATCTGGAGAAATCCCCAATTTCTCCTAAAATTGCGGACCCTGTAGCAATACTAATCCCAGGGATTGTAAGTAACGGTTCTTTACGTTCCTCTAACAGTTTTTTAATTCTGGACTCAACTTTTTGAATTTGTTCGTTTTTTACCTCAATATCGTGTATTGTTTCCACTACATTAATTTCAGTAGATATATCGCTTTTGCCCAGACCTACGGAATGCCTTGCAGCGTTACGAATCTGCTCAGCCAGATCCATACTTAACCTGCCTTTGGATGTTTTGTAGATAATTTCTTTCATGTGTTTCAAATTTGCGTTCGCCATTTTCTCGGGAGTGGGATACTCCTTAAGGAGAGCGTGAGCGGTAGCAGAATCCAGGTTTATGTACTGTGGAAGTTCAGAAAAGCTAGTATCAATTATACGGGTAAGGGTTTGCTTTTTTAGAGACCGTTCATGAACCCATCCAAAGCGAGTCCTGGTTAGTGACTTCAAGACTTTATTGTGGTATTCTTGGGGTACGTAGGGCTTGAGGTCTAAATCGGACATAAGTATGCAAGCAATGAAGTGTGCGTCAATGCGATCGGTTTTAGTTTTGCGAAGGCTATGACTCTTTCTGTATTGATCCGTCAGCAGAGGATTGAGAACGCAGGTTGCTAGGCCATTGTTCAACAGGAATCTGGTGATGTTCACACTATACTCTCCGGTGGCCTCCAGCCCTGCTTTTATATTTTTTACCGATTGATTGTAGGAAAAAATTCGCTTTAGCAGGTGGTCATAACCATTCCGGGTATTGGGGATCGTGAATTCCTCGTAGTCGTCCTTATGCTCAGAATCAAGGATGCAGCAGTCGTGTTTGCTCTTAGATACATCAATTCCAACGTAGATCATAAAAAGACCTCCTCAAAGATAAAGATATGATGCTGAGTCCACAAACTCTTTGCCATGTATCCTTGTTCTATATAAACCGTCTGGCGGTATCTAACTTATTAACATCGCTGCAAAGAGCTGTGGTCGGAATCTCCATAAAACCGTTTATCGGTAGGAGGACATTAACCAATCCACAGCATCTTTTACAGTGTAGCACTTTATCCCCAAAAGGAGGTAAAGTCCTTATTCATATGATACAAGGAGAACATGAATAGTACAGCCTTTTTTGATCCATCCTATATTGTCTCAGGCCTTATCTATATTTTTCCTTATCTCAAAGTGACCTTGGGCCTGACCGTCAGCAGTGTTTGCCTAGGGGCCCTATTAGCCCTGTTGTGTGCTTTTTTTGAAATCCGCCGGGTCCCTTTCCTTAAGGAACTATCCGCTCTTTATGTCCTGATCTGCCGCAGCTTGCCGAATATGGTCCTGCTCTATCTTGTCTATTATGGACTGCCCATTTTTGTCATGGCCATGGACCAGGAAGGGGTATTCCATTTTCCTGTGGAAAAAGTGACGGCTCTCCAAGTAGCTGTTTTGGGGCTCACACTCCATACCGGAGCGTATCTGACGGAAATTTTCCGGGCAGCCTATGAGTCGGTCCCGGAAGGACAGAAAGAGGCAGCTAAATCCATTGGGATGACAGGGTTTCAGGCCTTTTTCCGGGTCATCTTTCCTCAAGCTGTGACGGTGGCACTGCCCATGTTTGCCAACCAGTTTCTTTCGACAATGAAAAGTACAAGTATCGTCTTTGTCATCACCGTGGTTGAGCTCTTTGGAGCGGCCAAACTGTTCAGCGAAGACAGTATGCGCTATTTTGAAGCCTATGTAGCAGTGGCCATCCTTTATTGGATTATGGGCATCGGATTTGAATGTCTTTTTGGGAAGATGGAAGTCAGAAGCAATCGGTTTAGAAAGGGGAATCCAGCATGATCCGCGTTGAACACGTTGAAAAAAGCTACGGAAACCGGCCGGGCCTAAAAGATGTCAGCCTTGAGGTTCCAACAGGCAGTGTGACAGTCATCATAGGTCCTTCGGGGAGCGGGAAAACGACCTTCTTGAGAACTATCAACTTTTTGGGTCCAGCCGATAAAGGAACCCTTCAGCTCGATGAGGAACCTATCATTGATATGAAGCGGGCCAGCAAAAAAGAAATCCTTCATGTCCGCCGCAATACGGCCATGGTCTTTCAGCTCTACAATCTTTTTTCCAACATGACTGTTCTCCAAAACGTCATGGAAGGGCTTGTGACAGTCCAGAAAATAGCTAAAAAAGAAGCTCGCGAAAAAGCTATCGCCTGCTTAAAACAAGTTGACATGGAAGAATACCTGAACGCCTATCCCATCCAGCTTTCCGGCGGCCAGCAGCAGCGCGTCGGCATTGCCCGCGCCCTTGCCATGAATCCCAAGGTCATCTTGTTTGATGAACCGACGAGCGCCCTGGATCCTGAAATCGTGGGAGAAGTACTTTCCGTGATTCGAAAGATTGCCTCAAAACTTAAGATTACCATGATCATTGTGACACACGAGATTGCCTTTGCGCGGGAAGTGGCCGATCAAGTCGTCTTTATGGAAAATGGCTATATCGTGGAACGGGGAAGTGCCCAGGAAGTTCTTGCCCATCCAAAGGAAAAAAGAACCCGTCAGTTTCTTAGCCGGTTCCTGGCGCCTCAGTGCCTTTCCTGTGGGGAAATGGAAGCCAAAAAGGAGGCATCCCTATGGACGAATACCGCCTCTTAAATAAAGAAGATGGGGACGCTTATTTTGATGTACTCCATCGAAGCTATGAAACCGACAGACCTTATCAGCTTTCCTTTGACGCTATGGATGAAACGCGGGAAGAGGCGGCACAATGGCTTCAGGAAGAGCCGACCTTCGGCCTTTTTGTGGACCATAAGCTTGTGAGTGCCATTTCCCTGCGTATGCCTTGGGGGCATCATCCAGGCCCCTTTGGTGTGCCCCATATTGGACACTTCATTACAGACCCTGAAAAGGCGCATCAAGGAAACGCCACAAAACTCCTTCATTATGTAGAAACGGAAATTTTAAAAAAACTGCTTCGTGTGCCTGCTGTGACCCTTGGCACGGCCAAGAGCCATCCTTGGCTCGCAGCGATGTACCGCCATCTCGGTTTTACGGAAATAGGCGAAAAACAGCTCCCTGGGAAAAAGCATGTGACCGTCTATTTCAAAAAAGAACTGTAAGGACCCAGTCCTTGCAGTCTTTTTTTATGCCCTCATTCAAATTGTCATTTGCCATTCTCTTAAAGAAGGTAGCTGCTTGCACGATTGTACTGTCCACTTCCTATTGAGTTTGGTATAATAAAATAATGTGCGAAATTTATATCCTCATGTAGAAAGGAATTTTAATATGCTTCATATCGGATGTCATTTATCTTCTTCCAAAGGCTTTGCGGCAATGGGCAAGACCGCACAGTCCATCGGTGCAGATACTTTTGCCTTTTTTACCCGCAATCCCCGCGGCAGTAAGGCTAAACCCATTGATCCCAAAGACGTGGAGGCGTTTAAGACGCTTTGGACAAGTCCTGTGCCCCTCGTGGCCCATGCGCCTTATACGCTGAATGCTTGCTCTACTAAGGAAGAGGTGCGCACTTTTGCCAGAGAGACCATCGCGGATGATTTGCATAAAATGGAAGCGGTACCCGGAAATTATTACAACATGCATCCGGGCAATCATCTGCAGCAGGGAGCGGAGACGGGTATCGCGTTCATCGCAGACTGTCTGAATCAGGTGATGTGGGAAGAACAGTCCACGATTCTGCTGCTTGAAACGATGGCCGGCAAGGGAACGGAAGTAGGGCGTACTTTTGAAGAAATCGCTGAACTGCTGTCCCGCCTTAAGGTACAGGAGAAGGTCGGCGTCTGCCTTGATACGTGCCATATCTGGGACGGCGGTTACGATATTGTGCATGACCTTGACGGAGTGCTTACCAAGTTTGACCAGGTAATTGGCCTGAAGCGCCTCAAAGCGGTGCATTTGAATGACAGTAAAAATGTGCTGGGTGCCCATAAGGACAGACACGAAAAAATCGGGGAAGGGCAGATTGGATTCGCGGCACTGAGCCGTGTCACAAATCACCCGGCCCTGAGAAATCTGCCGTTTATCCTGGAAACACCGAATGAACTGTCCGGGTATGCCGCAGAAATCAAACGGCTGCGGGATGCTTTTGAGGAGTAATTATAATGGAAAAAATTTTTGCGGGACTGGCGGCACTGTCAGCCCATCCGACGGCACTCATTTCTATTCTGGCAGTTCTCTTTTTGCTTCTCGCCCTCCTGAAAATGAGAAAAATCCGCCTCACGCCTTATCAAATGGCTTGTGCCGGTATCATGCTGGCTCTCTCGGTGCTTTTGACGGCTTTCCCTTTTTACCAGATGCCGAACGGAGGCAGCGTGACCCTTGGCGGGATGCTGCCGCTGATGCTCATCGGTTTCGCCTACGGGCCGGAGGTGGGGATGTTTACAGGTTTTACCTACAGCATGATCAACCTCATGATGCATCCCTTTATTCTGCATCCGATTCAGGTGCTGCTCGATTACCCGCTGCCCTTCATGGCACTTGGACTAACAGGATATTTCAGGCAGCGTAAACTGACTGGTATGGTTTTTGCCGTGGCCGTGCGTCTTTTGTGTCACTTTCTTTCGGGTGTCATTTTCTTTGGCTCGTACGCACCGGCCGGAACGAGTGTCTATGTCTATTCTCTCGTGACCAATCTGACCTATCTGGCACCGAACCTTGTCATCTGTCTGGTGCTCTATAAACTGCTTCCCATGGACCGGTTTGTCGGCATTATGAGAAGGCAGTAAAGAAGGGGAATGAAGAAAGATAAAAAGGCGCTTTTTTCATTTGGCATTTCGCATTTAGCCGTGCCTTTGGCAGAACGGTTAGTGGGATAGTGTGCAGTGGTTAGTACAATGGGCGACCCGCGGACGGCGGGAAGAAGTCGATTTTTCTTGAGAACTTCTTCCATTTATGCTATAATACTATCCGTTCAGTAATACGCCTGTAGCCCAGTGGATAGGGCAACGGCCTCCGGAGCCGTGTGCGGCGGTTCGATTCCGCCCAGGCGTACCATATTGGAATTGACCCCATGAATCGCTGCTGCGTTTTATGGGGATTATTATTGTACAGATAAAGATAAAAGTTGCTTTTGCAGTCTTTTTCATGAATGACTTTTTTCTTTTTAGAAACGTGCTATAATGAGAAGGCTGCAAACTATACGTAAGGAGTATTTCAGATGGTCACATTGACGGAGCGGGTACGCTTCTATGAAACGGATCTGATGGGTGTGGTTTATCATGCCAATTATTTCCATTGGTTCGAAATGGGCAGAATCGCTTATCTGCGTCATGGAGGAATCGATCTTAATAAAATGATGGAAGATGGGTTCGTCTTTCCGGTAGTGGACGTATCCTGTCATTATCGCCAGTCGGCCCGCTTTGATGATGAAATCATCATTGAAACCACGCTTCTGTCGTGCAGCAAAGTGAAGGTCGTTTTTTCGTATGTGCTGCGCCGCAAGGCAGACAACGCGGTACTCGCCGAAGGCAGGAGTACCAACGCCTTTACTACGCCGGAAGGCAAGGTAGAGCGGCTCAGTGAAAAGTATTATCAGAAGTTACAAAATTTGATGGAAGAGGAGAGGAACAAAGAGGCATGCTGAATTTTATTTACCTGATTCTGGGGCTGTGTGTGCTGGGAGCTATCGTTACAATCGTATATGCTTTCCTGGTGCCGACCGACAATACGCACGTTTGTGTGGAGGAAAAGACACCGCTGCAGCTGGAATCGATGGACAGTGAAAAAGCAATATTTTCTTTCACGGTTCCTGTACGCAATACGAGCAATCAGATTGCTGCCGTGACCGATGCGTTCGTGAGACCCTACCTGCCGCAGGAACAATTTCCTAACGCATATTGCACGGGCAATCTGGAAAGATCCAATGCCCGTCGTGATGACCACTATTTCGAAGCTTACATTATGAATCCGAATACGGTGGCGACCCTTGTCGTTACGCTGACGTTTATGGCACGCAACGGCAAGAGAATCCAGGACGTACTCCGCCATATGGTGGATATGGACGCCTGCATTTATATTACCGGTGTCGGCCGCAAGGCTCATTATGTAAGAAAAGCTTTTGTCACGATTTATGGCGATGAGGTCGCAAAACTTGTAGGAGGTGCTTACAATGGCTGAGAAGTATGAAATTCTTCCGATTCCTACAAGAATTCTGACCGTGCATGATAATATTGTCGATGCTATCAAGGAATTTGGCGGCGACAAGATTGGCCCGCGCGATGTGGTATGCGTCGCAGAAAGTGTGGTAGCTATCACGCAGAATCGTGCTATCCGTCCTGAAACGCTGAAAATCGGCTTTGTCGCCAAGGTACTTTCTCAGCTCTTCCCTGGCTGGGGCAGTATTTCCAACTGGAGCGCGATGCAGTCCCTGATCAACGAAGAAGGTACTCCCCGCATTCTCTTTGCTTTCGTCGTGGGTGCCGTTATGAAAATCTTCCACAAGCCGGGCTGGTTCTACCGTCTGGGCGGCGAACAGGCACGTCTGGTAGATGATATTACGGGTACGATGCCTCCGTATGATAAACATATCGTGCTGGGACCGAAAAATCCAAACCGTGTGGCTCAGGCCATCAAAGAAGGTACCGGCTGCTTCGGAGCTACCGTTGCCGACGTCAATGACCTGAAACGGTCCTGCGTCATCGGCTGCACGAAAGGCGTTGACCCTCGCCTCGTAGAAAAGATCCTGATTGACAATCCGTTCGGGAATGCCAGCCAGAAGACGCCGATCTGCGTTATCAAAGATTATATCCGCTAAGTGAAGAGCTAAGAGCTGCTGCAATTTTTGCGGCAGCTTTTTTTGTTTATGCCGTCGTCTACTTGACAGGAGCAAACCGAGGACGATTTGGAGTAAGCAGAAAACTGGCTGTTGTTTGTATCCTATCTCAAGAATCCGCCAATGCAGATGCCCGCACGACGGTACTAACCACTTTTTCACTACCCACTGTCCACTTTTCTTTCTATACAGCAGAGCTAAATGCTAAAGGCCGAATGCTAAAAGCGCATTTTTATCCTGTCCTGCCATCAGCCTTCAACGATTTATGACTGGATTTATTCCCTATAAATGGGGTACAATATAGATTATGAAAGTTGGTGAATAGAAACATGCAGGAAGTGGAAGTCGTTATTGCTACCCACAATCAGGGAAAAATGGAAGAATTCAAGACCCTGATGCAATCCCTGGGTTTGTCATTTACATGTTTGAACGATTATCCTCATATCGAGGAACCGGAAGAAACAGGCCGTACGTTTGCGGCCAATGCCCGTCTGAAGGCTGTCTATTATGCCAAGGCACTGAACAAGATTTGCCTCGCTGATGATTCCGGTCTGGAAGTCCTGAGCCTTAAAGGCGCCCCCGGGGTTCGCTCCGCCCGTTATGCCGGCGAAGAAGCAACCGCGGAAGAAAATAATGAAAAACTGCTCAATGCTATGAAAATGCAGGTAAGAAGAAACTGCCGTTTCTTCTGTGCCCTTGCCGTGGCCACGCCGGAAGGAAAGATTATGGCGGAATCGGCCGGTATTTGTGAAGGTATTCTGCTTCACGAGCCTCACGGCACGAACGGCTTTGGTTATGATCCGCTGTTTTGGTCAACGGAACTGCACAAACCGCTCGGCGAAGCGACCATGGAAGAAAAGAATGGAATCAGCCACCGCGCGAAAGCTATCCGGAAGCTGGTCAATCAGTGGAGAAAGAAAAGATGAGAATCGGTGTCATCAGTGATACGCATGGCAGTATGAAAGCCATTGACCGGGTGGTAGAGGCGGCCGGTAAAGTAGACCTTTGGTTTCATGCCGGGGACTACAGCCAGGATGCCCCATATCTCGAGGAAAAGGCCGGGGTGCCTGTGTATACGGTCTGCGGAAACTGCGATATCTATGAAGGCCGCGGTCCGGTAGAACTAGTCACGAAATTGGAAGACTTTACAATTGCCATGGTTCATGGCAACCGCTACGCCTATGGGTCTCATTTTGACCGGCTGATTTACTGGGCCGAGGAGAAAAAGGCCGATGTGGTCATTTTTGGCCATATTCACGTGCCAGTTAATATGGAAACGGACGGCATCCTGGTAGTTAATCCGGGCAGCGCTGCCCGTCCCCGCAATAAGATCCCGACTTATGGGATCCTGACGCTGCTTAAAGGCAGGAAACCTGCTTTTGAGGTTTGTACAATCGAAAAATAAAAGTCTTTGACTGCGGATGGAGGAGGAAATACAATGGCAGATACTCAAAAATTAAATGAAGAGGCCTTAAAGATGCATGCCGCCAATCACGGCAAGCTGGAAACTCACTGCAAAGTACCTCTGGAAGATGGTCATGATCTGGCTATCGCTTATACGCCCGGCGTCGCCGCACCGTGCCTGAAAATTAAAGATGATCCGAAACTGTCCTTCGAATACACCTGGCGGGGCAATGTAGTCGCCGTCATCACCGACGGTACCCGTGTCCTCGGTATGGGAGATATCGGACCGGAAGCGGCAATGCCTGTCATGGAAGGCAAGTCCGTCCTGTATAAGAAATTTGGTGACATTGACTCTATTCCTATCTGCATTGATACCAAAGATCCCGACGAATTCGTAAATATCGTTGAAAAACTGCAGCCTTCCTTCGGCGGCGTCAACCTGGAAGATATTTCTTCCCCGAAATGCTATCAGATTGAAGCTGAACTGATTAAGCGCTGCCATATTCCTATTTTCCACGATGACCAGCATGGTACGGCTATTATTGCCTGCGCCGCCGTGATGGGAGCCCTGCGCTATGTCAAGAAGGACATTACTTCTGTGAAGTGTGTCGTAAACGGCTGCGGTGCTGCCGGCTCTGCCATTGGCAAACTGTTGTATCATCTCGGTGTCAAAGATTTGATTATGATCGACAGTAAAGGCGCAATCTACGAAGGACGTCCTGGCAGTATGGATATGGCCAAGACCTATCTTGCCGGCGTGACCAATAAGGGAATGTACAAAGGCGACCTGGCCGGTGCTGTAAAGGGTGCTGACGTACTCATCGGCGTTTCCAAGCCCGGTGCCATTACGCAGGATATGATCCGTTCCATGGCAGATAAAGCCATTGTCTTTGCCATTGCTAACCCGGTCCCTGAAATTTCCTATGAGGATGCCAAAGCTGCCGGTGCTGCTGTCGTAGGTACGGGCCGCAGTGATGCACCGAACCAGGTCAATAACGTCTGCGTCTTCCCGGGTATGTTCCGCGGCGCACTAGACGTTCGTTCTTCCGCAATCACGGAAGAAATGAAAGTGGCTGCTGTTCATGCCATTGCCGGTTTGATTGAGGACAAAGACCTGCGTGAGGATTATGTGGTTCCTGATGCCTTTGACCGCCGTATTGTACCGGAAGTAGCTGCTGCGGTAGCTAAAGTTGCTATGGATCAGGGCATTGCCCGTGTAAAACGCGATCCGGAAGATATTAAGAGGGAAGCGGCTGCGAGGATTGATAGGAACTGGAATGCATGAGTTTTGAAGAATTGAATATGTAACTTTTACGCCGTCGAAACTTGAACCTATGAGAGGTGGTTTCGACGGCGTTTTTTTCGTACGACAGACTGCTTCACGGTTAGTTTGGGTTGACGCCTCAGCCCCTATGTTCGTCGGCTGGCCTCCTCAGCGCCGGGGCTGAGCTCACATTAAGGAACTCGATTCCGTGTCTTGCAGAATCCAAGCCCAATCACTGTGTCAGAAAGGTTTGCAAGCTGGTCGACGTACCCAAAACCGTACGCCTCCCAGCTGCAGGCCTTTCTTCCTTGTGCTTGGACTCGTCTTGCAGCAATCCACAAAATCGAGAATGAAAGCTGTTCTTAAAACGTAGAAACTACTACTCATAAGAAGATAGATTCAGAAAATGTAGCTATTACGCTTAAGCATAAAGGCTGGCATACCACCATGCATTCTCCCTGCGTCACGAATACTTTGGGGTGACGCCTCAGCCCCTATGTTCGTCGGCTGGCCTCCTCATCGCCGGGGCTGAGCTCACATTAAGGAACTCGATTCCGTGTCTTGCAGAATCCAAGCCCAATCACTGTGTCAGAAAGGTCTGCAAGCTGGTCGACGTACCCAAAACCGTACGCCTCCCAGCTGCAGGCCTTTCTTCCTTGTGCTTGGACTCGTCTTGCAGCAATCCACAAAATCGAGAATGAAAACTGCTTTTGAAATATAGAAAGTACTGCTCACGAGAACGAGAGCATAATTTCAGAAATTAGTTATTACGTTTCGGCAGAGCTAAGTAATATACAGAGGCACGAAGTTTGGTCGGGGTATCAAGTGTGGTTTCCTCTGTAGTGTCAATGCGTCACGATTACCTCAGGTTGACGCCTCAGCCCCTATGTTCGTCGGCTGGCCTCACGAACGCCGGGGCTGAGCTCACATTAAGGAACTCGATTCCGTGTCTTGCAGAATCCAAGCCCAATCACTGTGTCAGAAA
Proteins encoded in this window:
- a CDS encoding transporter substrate-binding domain-containing protein — translated: MNTNRVKKWIAALTIIAAAGALAGCGSDKKEGSVPQKEAQKIVVATRGTAKPFTYTDDKGNLTGYDVEILKEVERRDPSLQFEFKAMAVDAAIVAMNSKQVDVIANQMRRNPAREGKYLYTNVPNNYTARKLVVKEGRTDIKTLDDLKGKKVAITANSEFRDLINDLNKKNGNAIEAIYSDKGSAENLNLVATGRADAAGEYEYVVDAARKDKNLPVVSVGPVIQSVPTYFMFRKDPKLETAIQKIDKVLKEMQADGTLKKLSEQYLGKDYTVQPK
- a CDS encoding amino acid ABC transporter permease yields the protein MGSYFSSAYMLASLPKLAGYLSVTLFVTLLSVVPGLILAALLAVLKDQGSRIVSGCYRVFISFIRSTPFIVQLFVVYFGVPQLLAGVGVDVSNLPPLLFVLVIFALHVAGYGAEILRGSLAAIQPGEKEAAASLGMTNAQIYRRIVLPQAFVLSIPPLVNEVISTLKGTALIFNVGIVDVMRQAELMGGNSQRYLELYVDVAILYGAMIFAITLMGRALERHFRISEDALAVIGD
- a CDS encoding IS110 family transposase, translating into MIYVGIDVSKSKHDCCILDSEHKDDYEEFTIPNTRNGYDHLLKRIFSYNQSVKNIKAGLEATGEYSVNITRFLLNNGLATCVLNPLLTDQYRKSHSLRKTKTDRIDAHFIACILMSDLDLKPYVPQEYHNKVLKSLTRTRFGWVHERSLKKQTLTRIIDTSFSELPQYINLDSATAHALLKEYPTPEKMANANLKHMKEIIYKTSKGRLSMDLAEQIRNAARHSVGLGKSDISTEINVVETIHDIEVKNEQIQKVESRIKKLLEERKEPLLTIPGISIATGSAILGEIGDFSRFSSPDKILAYAGFAPSKNQSGRRSGIGPSAHMEKRGSRYLRHALFNAARFVCQNEPAYKEYLAKKLSEGKHFYIAISHVVKKLVRLIYALQTRGIPYKTPAQLMLQRQINTGSDSQDFALDI
- a CDS encoding amino acid ABC transporter permease, translating into MNSTAFFDPSYIVSGLIYIFPYLKVTLGLTVSSVCLGALLALLCAFFEIRRVPFLKELSALYVLICRSLPNMVLLYLVYYGLPIFVMAMDQEGVFHFPVEKVTALQVAVLGLTLHTGAYLTEIFRAAYESVPEGQKEAAKSIGMTGFQAFFRVIFPQAVTVALPMFANQFLSTMKSTSIVFVITVVELFGAAKLFSEDSMRYFEAYVAVAILYWIMGIGFECLFGKMEVRSNRFRKGNPA
- a CDS encoding amino acid ABC transporter ATP-binding protein; protein product: MIRVEHVEKSYGNRPGLKDVSLEVPTGSVTVIIGPSGSGKTTFLRTINFLGPADKGTLQLDEEPIIDMKRASKKEILHVRRNTAMVFQLYNLFSNMTVLQNVMEGLVTVQKIAKKEAREKAIACLKQVDMEEYLNAYPIQLSGGQQQRVGIARALAMNPKVILFDEPTSALDPEIVGEVLSVIRKIASKLKITMIIVTHEIAFAREVADQVVFMENGYIVERGSAQEVLAHPKEKRTRQFLSRFLAPQCLSCGEMEAKKEASLWTNTAS
- a CDS encoding GNAT family N-acetyltransferase, coding for MDEYRLLNKEDGDAYFDVLHRSYETDRPYQLSFDAMDETREEAAQWLQEEPTFGLFVDHKLVSAISLRMPWGHHPGPFGVPHIGHFITDPEKAHQGNATKLLHYVETEILKKLLRVPAVTLGTAKSHPWLAAMYRHLGFTEIGEKQLPGKKHVTVYFKKEL
- a CDS encoding deoxyribonuclease IV, with the translated sequence MLHIGCHLSSSKGFAAMGKTAQSIGADTFAFFTRNPRGSKAKPIDPKDVEAFKTLWTSPVPLVAHAPYTLNACSTKEEVRTFARETIADDLHKMEAVPGNYYNMHPGNHLQQGAETGIAFIADCLNQVMWEEQSTILLLETMAGKGTEVGRTFEEIAELLSRLKVQEKVGVCLDTCHIWDGGYDIVHDLDGVLTKFDQVIGLKRLKAVHLNDSKNVLGAHKDRHEKIGEGQIGFAALSRVTNHPALRNLPFILETPNELSGYAAEIKRLRDAFEE
- the thiT gene encoding energy-coupled thiamine transporter ThiT, with the translated sequence MEKIFAGLAALSAHPTALISILAVLFLLLALLKMRKIRLTPYQMACAGIMLALSVLLTAFPFYQMPNGGSVTLGGMLPLMLIGFAYGPEVGMFTGFTYSMINLMMHPFILHPIQVLLDYPLPFMALGLTGYFRQRKLTGMVFAVAVRLLCHFLSGVIFFGSYAPAGTSVYVYSLVTNLTYLAPNLVICLVLYKLLPMDRFVGIMRRQ
- a CDS encoding acyl-CoA thioesterase produces the protein MVTLTERVRFYETDLMGVVYHANYFHWFEMGRIAYLRHGGIDLNKMMEDGFVFPVVDVSCHYRQSARFDDEIIIETTLLSCSKVKVVFSYVLRRKADNAVLAEGRSTNAFTTPEGKVERLSEKYYQKLQNLMEEERNKEAC
- a CDS encoding coenzyme F420-0:L-glutamate ligase, whose amino-acid sequence is MAEKYEILPIPTRILTVHDNIVDAIKEFGGDKIGPRDVVCVAESVVAITQNRAIRPETLKIGFVAKVLSQLFPGWGSISNWSAMQSLINEEGTPRILFAFVVGAVMKIFHKPGWFYRLGGEQARLVDDITGTMPPYDKHIVLGPKNPNRVAQAIKEGTGCFGATVADVNDLKRSCVIGCTKGVDPRLVEKILIDNPFGNASQKTPICVIKDYIR